In Mucilaginibacter celer, one DNA window encodes the following:
- a CDS encoding efflux RND transporter periplasmic adaptor subunit, translating into MKTKHIIIPAFIACFFAACGGNQKPVDLTENKTPSAKKYALSTVYEKALSSSARLPGQLKPFNEVNIFPRVNGFIKEIYVDRGSIVKKGELLLTLEAPEMESQFQAANSRFLQAQETANASKEKYNRLKQAAAEPGSVSPLDLDNASARMRADNAIAEAERANMASVKTMQGYLNVYAPFDGMIVQRNVSPGALVAPGKAADIPMLILQDTRKLRLEVAIPENYVDKVDLKQPVTFTFNAMPGSQQTARISRSANALGSMRSEAIEIDVENKNNNLKPGMYAEVKIPMLSGAKSLLVPNTAIVRSTEREYVVVVEAGKAKLVDVKEGLSTHDSTEVFGGLKPNEKIITQASDAIRDGDEIE; encoded by the coding sequence ATGAAAACCAAACATATCATCATCCCAGCGTTTATAGCCTGCTTTTTCGCGGCTTGCGGGGGCAACCAAAAACCGGTTGACCTTACCGAAAATAAAACCCCATCGGCCAAAAAATATGCGTTGAGCACCGTTTACGAAAAGGCGCTTTCCAGCTCGGCCCGCCTGCCGGGGCAGCTGAAGCCGTTTAACGAGGTGAACATATTTCCGCGCGTTAACGGCTTTATAAAAGAGATTTATGTTGACCGCGGTTCGATAGTAAAAAAGGGCGAACTGTTGCTTACCCTCGAAGCGCCCGAAATGGAATCGCAGTTCCAGGCCGCCAACTCCCGCTTTTTACAGGCACAGGAAACAGCCAACGCCAGCAAAGAAAAATACAACCGCCTGAAACAGGCCGCCGCCGAACCCGGCTCGGTATCGCCCCTCGACCTTGACAATGCCAGCGCCCGCATGCGTGCCGACAATGCCATTGCCGAAGCCGAACGCGCCAACATGGCCTCGGTAAAAACCATGCAAGGCTACCTTAACGTTTATGCCCCTTTTGATGGCATGATAGTACAGCGTAACGTATCGCCCGGCGCGCTGGTGGCCCCCGGCAAAGCGGCAGATATCCCGATGCTGATACTGCAGGATACCCGCAAGCTGCGCCTTGAAGTGGCCATCCCCGAAAACTATGTAGATAAGGTTGACCTGAAGCAACCCGTTACTTTCACCTTTAATGCCATGCCCGGCTCGCAGCAAACGGCCAGGATCAGTCGCTCGGCCAATGCGTTGGGCAGCATGCGCTCGGAAGCTATTGAGATCGACGTTGAAAACAAAAACAACAACCTGAAACCCGGCATGTACGCCGAAGTAAAGATCCCGATGCTCTCGGGCGCGAAATCATTACTGGTGCCGAACACAGCCATCGTGCGCTCTACCGAGCGGGAGTACGTGGTGGTGGTTGAAGCCGGAAAAGCCAAACTGGTTGATGTAAAGGAAGGGCTAAGCACCCACGATTCGACCGAGGTTTTTGGCGGGTTGAAGCCTAATGAAAAGATCATTACGCAGGCGAGTGATGCTATTAGGGATGGGGATGAGATAGAGTAA
- a CDS encoding efflux RND transporter permease subunit — MSMVTSALKKPITTVVITLSLLIFAVLSAINIPIDIFPQLNLPTIYVIESYGGMSPQQMEGFFSTRLQDQFLYVNGIKNISSKNIQGLTLIKLSFYESTNMAEASAQVALQVNRAQSFFPPGALPPQVVRFDASSLPVGQLVFDSKTASLKDIYDMAATRIRPMFATIPGLSAPPPFGSNARSIILSIDPSKLRSYNLTPDEVVEALSKFNTMAPSGNLRLDNTIYLTTLNSLIKNSENFGNIPVIAKNGVPIYIKDIARVSDGTDVTVDYALINGKRSVYIPVVKTADASTWTVVQTLKSKLPEMQNLLPDDVKISYEFDQSIFVVNSVKSLMTEGGLGALLTGLMVLLFLRDWRSSLIVVITIPVSILIGVLLLSLFGQTINIMTLSGLALAIGILVDQATVAIENIHQHLEMGKSKRQAIFDACEEIAFPLLLILLCILAVFAPSFMMNGVPKAMFLPLSMSIGLTMIVSYVIAQTLVPIMSNWLIKAEQYQHYHHGEVHAHAGEALDRLEEQQVNDHLKNEQEHPEKNDLFERVKMGYMKIISRWMERKKTIILVYLIGVIGLAAVGFVVIGKDMMPKLNNGQFQVRIKEPEGTRLERTEDKFKQVLTIIDKTVNHHVEISSGYIGLIPSSFGSSNLYVFNTGTHEAVLQVNLDENYHVNMDELKDALRKNIAHEMPEMNISFEPIDMTEKIMSQGASTPIQVQVAGKNMQQIQDYANKVLSRLKQIPYLRDVQIDQPQRFPVVSITLDRLKVSQLGLNIKDIARSVTASTSSSRFTEKNLWLDDKSAYTYQVQVQVPEYVMNTMDELKEIPLVKGQSSPTLADVAEFKTEYAPGEYDRSGPRRFLTVSANIYKKDLGTATSAVQKALAEVGDPPKGLIAEVKGMSSLLVETLTSLQNGLAFAILVIFLLLAANYQSFKVSLTVLSTVPAVILGSITALLICGSTLNLQSYMGMIMSTGVSVANAILIVTNAEKLRLEYRDATRAAVTSASIRLRPILMTSLAMIAGMIPMASGMGEAGEQTAPLGRAVIGGLLASTLAALFILPLVFAWVQEKTTYQSPSLMPDEQPTEETTESTLTTV; from the coding sequence ATGTCAATGGTCACATCCGCGCTTAAAAAGCCCATCACAACGGTGGTTATCACCCTCAGCCTTTTAATTTTTGCAGTACTTAGCGCAATCAACATCCCCATAGATATTTTTCCGCAGCTTAACCTGCCTACTATTTATGTTATCGAATCGTACGGGGGCATGTCGCCCCAGCAAATGGAAGGGTTCTTTAGTACCCGTTTGCAGGACCAGTTTCTGTATGTAAACGGTATTAAAAATATCAGCAGCAAAAACATCCAGGGGCTTACATTAATAAAACTCTCGTTTTATGAAAGCACCAACATGGCCGAGGCCAGCGCCCAGGTAGCCTTGCAGGTAAACCGTGCGCAAAGCTTTTTTCCACCGGGTGCATTGCCGCCGCAGGTGGTGAGGTTTGATGCCTCGTCGTTACCGGTTGGGCAGCTGGTGTTTGATAGTAAAACCGCCAGCCTGAAGGATATTTATGATATGGCAGCCACCCGCATCAGGCCTATGTTTGCTACCATTCCGGGCTTATCGGCACCGCCGCCGTTTGGATCTAACGCGAGGTCCATCATCCTGAGCATCGATCCAAGTAAGCTGCGGAGCTATAACCTTACGCCCGATGAAGTGGTTGAGGCGCTATCTAAATTCAATACCATGGCACCATCCGGCAATTTAAGGCTGGATAATACCATCTACCTAACGACATTAAACTCGCTCATCAAAAACAGCGAAAACTTTGGCAATATCCCGGTCATCGCAAAAAACGGGGTGCCTATCTACATTAAAGATATAGCCCGGGTAAGCGACGGCACCGATGTTACGGTTGATTACGCCCTCATTAACGGCAAACGCTCGGTGTATATCCCGGTAGTGAAAACCGCCGATGCATCTACCTGGACAGTGGTACAAACCCTGAAAAGCAAACTGCCCGAAATGCAAAACCTGCTGCCCGATGATGTGAAGATCTCGTACGAGTTTGACCAATCCATTTTCGTGGTGAACTCGGTAAAAAGTTTGATGACCGAGGGCGGTCTCGGCGCTTTACTCACCGGTTTAATGGTACTGCTGTTTTTACGCGACTGGCGAAGCAGCCTCATCGTGGTAATTACCATCCCGGTATCAATCCTCATCGGCGTATTGTTATTAAGCCTGTTCGGCCAAACCATCAATATCATGACCTTGAGCGGGCTGGCTTTGGCCATCGGTATTTTGGTGGACCAGGCCACGGTAGCCATCGAGAATATTCACCAGCACCTGGAGATGGGCAAATCCAAGCGGCAGGCCATTTTTGACGCCTGCGAGGAGATCGCTTTTCCGCTGTTGCTGATCCTGCTTTGTATCCTGGCCGTATTCGCGCCATCCTTTATGATGAATGGTGTGCCTAAGGCGATGTTTTTGCCGCTATCCATGTCGATAGGTTTAACCATGATCGTATCGTATGTGATAGCCCAAACATTGGTACCTATCATGAGCAACTGGCTGATCAAGGCCGAGCAATACCAGCATTATCACCACGGGGAAGTACACGCCCATGCCGGCGAAGCTTTAGATCGCCTCGAAGAACAACAAGTAAACGATCATCTGAAAAATGAGCAGGAACACCCCGAAAAGAACGACCTGTTTGAGCGTGTGAAAATGGGCTATATGAAAATCATCAGCCGGTGGATGGAGCGCAAAAAAACCATTATACTGGTTTACCTTATTGGCGTTATCGGTTTGGCGGCAGTTGGTTTTGTGGTGATAGGAAAAGATATGATGCCCAAGCTGAATAACGGCCAGTTCCAGGTGCGCATTAAAGAACCCGAGGGTACCCGTTTGGAACGAACCGAAGATAAGTTTAAACAGGTGCTTACTATCATCGATAAAACGGTGAACCACCATGTTGAAATTTCGTCGGGCTATATCGGCCTTATCCCCAGCAGTTTTGGTAGCAGTAACCTGTATGTATTTAATACCGGTACGCACGAGGCCGTTTTGCAGGTTAACCTTGATGAAAACTATCATGTAAATATGGACGAGCTGAAGGATGCCCTGCGCAAAAACATAGCGCACGAGATGCCCGAAATGAATATCAGTTTTGAACCTATCGATATGACCGAGAAGATCATGAGCCAGGGTGCATCTACCCCTATCCAGGTGCAGGTGGCCGGTAAAAACATGCAGCAGATCCAGGATTATGCCAACAAAGTTCTAAGTCGCTTAAAACAGATCCCTTACCTGCGCGATGTGCAGATAGATCAGCCGCAGCGCTTCCCGGTGGTATCTATTACTTTGGATAGGCTGAAGGTATCGCAGCTGGGCCTCAATATTAAAGATATTGCACGCTCGGTTACGGCAAGTACCTCATCAAGCCGCTTTACCGAAAAAAACCTGTGGCTGGATGATAAATCGGCTTATACCTACCAGGTGCAGGTACAGGTGCCCGAGTATGTGATGAACACCATGGATGAGCTGAAGGAGATCCCGCTGGTGAAAGGCCAGAGCAGCCCTACCCTTGCCGATGTGGCCGAGTTTAAAACCGAATACGCCCCCGGCGAATATGACCGCAGCGGTCCACGGAGGTTTTTGACGGTGAGCGCTAATATTTATAAAAAGGATTTGGGTACGGCTACCTCGGCAGTACAAAAAGCATTGGCCGAGGTGGGCGATCCGCCTAAAGGTTTAATAGCCGAGGTAAAAGGAATGTCGAGCCTGTTGGTTGAAACTTTAACCAGTTTGCAAAACGGTTTGGCCTTTGCCATTTTGGTGATCTTTTTATTGCTGGCAGCCAATTACCAATCGTTTAAAGTTTCGCTTACCGTGCTATCTACCGTGCCCGCCGTTATTTTAGGGTCGATCACAGCGCTGCTCATCTGCGGGTCTACACTTAACCTGCAATCGTATATGGGGATGATCATGTCTACCGGGGTATCGGTGGCCAACGCTATTTTGATCGTTACCAATGCCGAGAAGCTCCGGCTTGAATACCGCGATGCTACCCGCGCCGCCGTAACCAGTGCATCCATCAGGCTGCGCCCTATCCTCATGACCAGTTTGGCCATGATTGCCGGGATGATCCCGATGGCATCAGGCATGGGCGAAGCAGGCGAACAAACCGCGCCGCTGGGCCGCGCCGTTATTGGCGGTTTGCTGGCCTCTACCCTGGCGGCGCTGTTTATCCTGCCGCTGGTATTTGCATGGGTACAGGAAAAAACCACCTACCAATCGCCATCATTAATGCCCGACGAACAACCAACAGAAGAAACCACAGAAAGCACCCTCACCACAGTATAA
- a CDS encoding caspase family protein — MNKRILIIGNTDGLPGVKIDIANYQKFFKSEYGGGWLEFEFVIKTDPSLIELSLTLSRLKQLNLDYLIVIFSGHGGQDRETVLELNSSGEAITESALKYLAPRQLNIFDCCRSFPSPQVETRLNERFTKAFSAATGTREKFEKRIMQAIPQQASLYSCSIGEVSHDTATGGVYSRHLIDAATSSINEFQLVGTAHNTAAVLTKNEFRDQNPEAVLVKSLSSQQLIIGIDPNYSKLI, encoded by the coding sequence ATGAACAAAAGAATACTTATAATCGGAAATACAGATGGATTACCAGGTGTCAAAATTGATATTGCTAATTATCAGAAGTTTTTTAAAAGTGAATATGGCGGTGGGTGGCTGGAGTTTGAATTCGTAATAAAGACCGATCCTTCTTTAATCGAGCTATCTCTTACTTTGTCAAGATTAAAGCAACTTAATTTAGATTATCTTATCGTTATATTTAGTGGCCATGGAGGTCAAGACAGAGAAACTGTATTAGAATTAAATTCAAGTGGCGAAGCGATAACCGAATCGGCCTTAAAATATTTAGCCCCAAGACAATTAAATATCTTTGATTGCTGTAGGTCATTCCCTTCTCCTCAGGTTGAAACGAGGTTAAATGAGAGATTTACTAAGGCTTTTTCTGCAGCAACAGGTACACGAGAAAAATTTGAAAAGCGTATTATGCAAGCTATTCCTCAACAAGCATCCTTATACTCATGTTCAATTGGTGAAGTTTCTCACGACACAGCTACAGGAGGCGTTTATTCCCGACACCTAATTGATGCTGCAACTTCTTCTATTAATGAATTTCAGTTAGTAGGCACAGCGCATAATACAGCTGCTGTATTAACGAAAAATGAATTCAGAGATCAGAACCCAGAAGCCGTATTAGTAAAAAGCCTTTCATCCCAACAATTAATAATAGGTATTGATCCCAACTATTCGAAGTTGATATAG
- a CDS encoding DUF262 domain-containing protein yields the protein MKITCIDKEIRKIFETGYYHIPRFQRPYSWEKDHISEFWNDTLIESETDYFIGSIVVYKKSDELYGIVDGQQRLTTITMILCSLRDAYRVLGFEKQARGVHSLIEKMDLNDDNRFILQTETSYPYFQEHIQKFDDPEIDIDYGSEEINLKNGFEQINGYIAQEIKNIKVDKQKATNLDNELINKLNEIRDKILKLKVIYIELDDEDDAYIIFETLNTRGKDLSVGDLVKNYLTKHIKARNASVDIPKDKWNLLRDNIEGTSSDLDIDNFLLHVWLSKYEYTTVKTLFKKIKISVKSTQASFFLNSLVTDSKTYRTIFEPDSRKWNKNELAIRNSLSTLYSFRVTQQTPMVLSIMREYFAGNLKYKYAHEALEAIEHFHYIFTAITSQRSSGGIGSMYSTYGRKLSEAKDDKSKLDVIRELKLKMREKLPTYDEFLASFKTIKFTDDYTKQKRIIQYTLAKVDKFYNKKGVAINYDLMTLEHLLPQNPSSRTITHDQNVGLLGNLILVDEQTNNTLANKQFKDKKVILERSNIFLDETIVKATKWAEGEIVLRTEKLASIVYNKVFKI from the coding sequence ATGAAAATCACTTGTATCGATAAGGAAATCAGAAAAATATTTGAAACTGGTTATTATCATATACCAAGATTTCAACGACCATATTCTTGGGAAAAAGATCATATTTCAGAATTTTGGAACGACACTTTGATAGAAAGTGAAACCGACTACTTTATCGGCTCAATTGTAGTCTATAAAAAAAGTGATGAGCTTTATGGCATAGTTGACGGGCAACAGAGGTTGACTACAATAACAATGATACTATGTTCACTAAGAGATGCGTATCGAGTCTTAGGATTTGAAAAACAAGCGCGTGGTGTACATTCACTAATAGAGAAAATGGATTTAAACGATGACAATAGATTCATTTTACAAACAGAGACTTCATATCCATATTTTCAAGAGCATATTCAAAAGTTTGATGACCCAGAAATTGATATAGATTATGGAAGCGAAGAAATAAATTTAAAAAATGGTTTTGAACAAATTAATGGCTACATAGCTCAGGAAATTAAAAATATAAAGGTTGATAAACAAAAGGCAACCAATCTTGACAACGAGTTAATCAATAAATTAAACGAAATCAGAGATAAAATATTAAAACTAAAAGTCATTTATATTGAATTAGATGATGAAGACGACGCTTACATTATATTTGAGACACTAAACACACGCGGAAAAGACTTAAGTGTAGGTGATTTGGTTAAAAATTACTTAACTAAACACATTAAGGCAAGAAACGCAAGTGTGGATATTCCTAAAGACAAGTGGAATTTATTAAGGGACAATATTGAAGGAACATCCTCCGACCTTGATATTGATAATTTTCTATTGCATGTTTGGCTTTCCAAATATGAATACACCACTGTAAAAACACTATTTAAAAAGATCAAAATTTCTGTTAAGTCAACTCAAGCCTCGTTTTTTTTAAACAGCCTTGTAACGGATTCTAAAACTTATAGAACTATCTTTGAACCGGATTCCAGAAAATGGAATAAAAACGAACTTGCTATACGTAACTCTCTCTCGACACTTTACAGTTTCAGAGTAACTCAACAAACGCCTATGGTTTTGTCTATTATGAGAGAATATTTTGCCGGCAATTTAAAATATAAATACGCCCACGAAGCCTTAGAAGCGATTGAACATTTTCATTATATATTTACAGCGATAACTTCTCAGCGATCTTCCGGTGGAATCGGCTCAATGTACTCTACATATGGCAGAAAGCTTTCTGAAGCAAAAGATGATAAATCAAAATTGGACGTAATCAGAGAATTGAAACTCAAAATGCGTGAAAAGCTACCTACATATGATGAGTTTCTCGCTTCTTTTAAAACGATAAAGTTTACTGATGATTATACTAAGCAAAAAAGGATAATTCAATACACATTGGCCAAGGTTGATAAATTTTATAACAAAAAAGGAGTTGCTATAAATTATGATTTGATGACACTTGAACACCTATTACCGCAAAACCCATCATCCAGAACAATAACACACGATCAAAATGTTGGTTTATTAGGTAATTTAATTTTAGTCGACGAACAAACTAATAATACTCTTGCAAACAAACAGTTCAAGGACAAGAAAGTTATCTTGGAACGTTCAAACATTTTCTTGGACGAAACAATTGTTAAGGCAACTAAATGGGCGGAAGGGGAAATTGTATTGAGGACTGAAAAATTGGCATCAATCGTTTATAACAAAGTTTTTAAAATATAA